A window from Kovacikia minuta CCNUW1 encodes these proteins:
- a CDS encoding VOC family protein, whose amino-acid sequence MFDHIGLSVGNLGQSIAFYTTALAPLGIRVVKQGEGWAAMGKADRVEFWLDTFGTKQLPMHIAFAAENREQVRAFYAGALSAGGRDNGSPGIREIYHPNYYGAFVIDPDGHNVEAVCHKPEA is encoded by the coding sequence ATGTTCGACCATATTGGCTTGTCTGTAGGTAACTTGGGCCAAAGCATAGCGTTCTATACGACAGCGCTTGCCCCCCTCGGCATCCGGGTTGTAAAGCAGGGAGAAGGGTGGGCAGCAATGGGGAAGGCTGACCGGGTTGAGTTTTGGTTGGATACCTTCGGCACGAAGCAACTCCCCATGCACATAGCCTTTGCCGCAGAGAACCGGGAGCAGGTGAGGGCGTTTTATGCTGGGGCATTGAGTGCTGGTGGCAGAGATAATGGGTCTCCCGGTATTCGGGAAATCTATCACCCCAACTATTACGGTGCCTTTGTCATTGACCCAGATGGTCACAATGTCGAGGCAGTTTGCCACAAACCAGAGGCTTGA
- a CDS encoding Rpn family recombination-promoting nuclease/putative transposase — MSFDNLCKLLSEKYPDRFATWILGEPPVSIKVLKTELSIEPIRADSVTFLQTQERILHLEFQVKVESDPPLPLRMLDYWTRLYRLYRLPVTQVVVLLLPPSQYTVIESAFILESTRHEYSVIRIWEQDPELFLNDVALLPLAPLAATSVPEQLLNQVAQQVSRIEPTQQRQEVSSYTQLLAGLRFKKELIRQVFREGMMRESVIYQEILEEGRQEGRQEGRQEGRQEGRQEGRQEEGLNFVLRLLTRRFGTLDEAVRSQIAALPLPLLEDLGEALLDFSELADLMTWLQVHQQ; from the coding sequence ATGTCCTTTGATAACCTCTGCAAACTGCTTTCAGAAAAGTATCCCGATCGCTTTGCCACCTGGATACTGGGTGAACCCCCTGTATCAATCAAAGTTTTGAAAACTGAATTGAGTATTGAACCCATTCGAGCAGACTCTGTTACCTTCCTGCAAACCCAGGAGCGGATTTTGCACCTGGAGTTCCAGGTCAAGGTCGAATCCGACCCACCTCTTCCCTTAAGGATGTTGGATTACTGGACAAGGCTGTATCGCCTTTATCGTTTACCTGTGACACAAGTCGTGGTTTTGCTGCTTCCCCCTTCACAATATACCGTGATTGAGTCAGCATTCATCCTGGAGTCAACCCGACACGAGTACAGTGTGATTCGGATATGGGAGCAAGACCCAGAACTCTTTCTGAATGATGTGGCACTATTGCCTCTGGCCCCTTTAGCGGCGACATCTGTACCAGAGCAACTGTTAAATCAGGTTGCCCAACAGGTCAGTCGCATAGAACCAACCCAGCAACGCCAGGAAGTCTCCAGTTATACTCAGTTATTAGCAGGCTTACGATTCAAAAAAGAGCTGATTCGTCAGGTGTTTCGGGAGGGAATGATGCGAGAGTCAGTAATTTACCAGGAAATTCTTGAGGAAGGCAGACAGGAAGGCAGACAGGAAGGCAGACAGGAAGGCAGACAGGAAGGCAGACAGGAAGGCAGACAGGAAGAAGGCTTAAACTTCGTTCTGCGATTACTGACGCGCCGATTTGGGACGCTGGATGAGGCGGTTCGATCGCAAATCGCCGCCCTCCCATTGCCACTTCTGGAAGATCTGGGAGAGGCTCTGCTTGATTTCTCTGAACTCGCTGATTTAATGACCTGGTTGCAGGTACATCAGCAGTAA
- a CDS encoding helix-hairpin-helix domain-containing protein has product MSRKLLAGLLLFVAWLIVSLTSLPQVANATIAQPDLIPLTLEVLQQRLKTPGQSEGLRTVDLQRLSIDLRPENAEFRDRFYELVRSQLQRTGTPVGLDLSYSLIQGELKISQLGLRAPLFGESLSPIFTPAEKEQLQRDRRRLSRLSTLSQSLLTIPKLGTEEPPLQITVFRGPLKLTQTRFLGLADFTNTFFLNRVEAPGAQFTQGIDCAQTRFSQTTSFAGALFGRDARFRSSIFFGRVEFNQVQFQGVNFQNTEFQATANFNQALFQQPANFTRIQWQGNADFAQAHWQTEAVFNKGTFSKALFLPDAVFDKAALFREVQFNKPVNLRGTSILEQADFSDAGFARGAYLNVPGLKFDSDQAKIIGDPGQIGRVITVPSLQGNENLLRELVRNFRRQEQIPDANQIDYTRQRLRLRELRQQLFGVNINTAPIAQLRNLGFSPAQVAAIAQRRVQQPFRNLTDLLSLANVDIATYINVRDRIVAREIVPPAIDAVYRLSTGLSCIGLSLLLLLSRNGSNFWLVFGVGLVAIAYFGVLFWLVDRWRRILPKPILPSPAETLWVLGGFSLLSFWGLIAIFRNGDNPWFTLASIGAIAIPVPTILLIRLYQVGRYHSLMNTSYFMEEGTLRQLRILIGRLPIIPRYEMFRERYMYILWDRRWNWLNYFDFSFNNLLKFGFNDIRLRDEHVPGLITVLVWYQWAIGILYIALLLWTLSRTIPGLNLLIYFK; this is encoded by the coding sequence GTGTCTCGAAAATTGTTGGCTGGGTTACTTTTGTTCGTTGCGTGGCTGATTGTCAGCCTCACTAGTTTGCCCCAGGTTGCCAACGCGACGATCGCCCAACCCGACCTAATTCCTCTGACCCTGGAAGTTTTACAACAACGGCTAAAAACACCGGGACAGAGTGAAGGATTGCGCACTGTAGATTTACAGCGACTCAGTATTGACTTGCGTCCAGAAAATGCCGAATTTCGGGATCGATTTTATGAATTGGTCAGAAGCCAGTTGCAACGGACAGGAACTCCTGTAGGGCTGGATTTGAGTTATTCCCTGATTCAAGGAGAACTTAAAATTAGCCAACTGGGGCTGCGGGCACCCTTATTTGGCGAATCGCTGTCGCCCATCTTCACCCCTGCGGAAAAAGAGCAATTGCAGCGCGATCGGCGTCGCCTTTCTCGCCTCAGTACCCTATCCCAATCTTTGCTAACCATCCCCAAATTAGGAACCGAAGAACCTCCCCTGCAAATCACTGTGTTTCGGGGACCGCTGAAGTTAACCCAAACTCGCTTTTTGGGATTGGCAGATTTCACGAACACCTTTTTCCTGAACCGGGTGGAGGCACCGGGGGCACAGTTTACCCAGGGAATTGACTGCGCCCAAACTCGTTTTAGCCAAACGACCAGCTTTGCCGGGGCACTGTTTGGACGCGATGCCCGATTCCGCAGCAGCATATTTTTTGGTCGAGTAGAATTTAACCAGGTACAGTTCCAGGGTGTGAATTTTCAGAATACGGAGTTTCAGGCGACTGCAAACTTTAACCAGGCATTATTTCAGCAGCCCGCCAACTTCACCCGGATTCAGTGGCAGGGAAATGCCGATTTTGCTCAGGCACACTGGCAGACAGAGGCAGTATTTAACAAAGGGACTTTTAGCAAGGCGTTGTTCTTACCAGATGCGGTATTTGACAAAGCCGCCCTATTTCGAGAAGTTCAGTTCAACAAACCGGTCAATTTGCGGGGAACTTCAATTCTGGAACAGGCAGATTTTAGCGATGCCGGATTTGCCAGGGGAGCGTACCTGAATGTGCCAGGTTTAAAGTTTGATTCGGATCAGGCGAAGATTATTGGCGACCCAGGACAAATTGGGCGGGTGATTACGGTGCCCAGTTTGCAGGGGAATGAAAATCTGTTGCGCGAGTTGGTGCGGAATTTTCGCCGTCAGGAGCAGATCCCGGATGCGAATCAGATCGATTACACCCGTCAAAGGTTGCGCCTACGGGAGTTGCGTCAGCAGTTGTTTGGAGTGAATATTAATACCGCCCCGATCGCCCAGTTGAGGAACCTGGGATTCTCTCCAGCACAAGTAGCAGCGATCGCCCAACGTCGGGTTCAGCAACCCTTTCGTAACCTGACCGATTTACTGAGTCTGGCAAACGTAGATATTGCCACCTACATTAATGTGCGTGATCGAATCGTTGCGAGGGAAATTGTGCCACCCGCGATCGATGCGGTTTATCGGCTTTCTACCGGACTATCCTGCATTGGCTTGAGCCTCTTGCTACTATTAAGCCGGAACGGATCGAATTTCTGGCTGGTGTTTGGAGTTGGATTAGTGGCAATCGCCTACTTTGGTGTGCTCTTTTGGTTGGTCGATCGCTGGCGACGGATTTTGCCCAAACCGATTCTGCCCTCCCCTGCGGAAACGCTTTGGGTGCTGGGAGGATTCAGTCTTTTATCCTTTTGGGGTTTAATTGCCATCTTCCGCAATGGCGATAACCCCTGGTTCACACTCGCAAGCATTGGGGCGATCGCCATTCCCGTTCCCACAATTCTTTTAATCCGGCTTTACCAGGTTGGGCGCTATCACTCGCTGATGAATACCAGCTACTTCATGGAAGAGGGCACCCTGCGCCAGTTGCGGATTTTGATCGGACGCCTGCCCATCATTCCCCGCTATGAGATGTTTCGGGAGCGTTACATGTACATCCTCTGGGATCGCCGCTGGAACTGGCTGAACTACTTCGACTTCAGCTTCAACAATCTGCTCAAATTTGGTTTCAATGATATTCGGCTGCGGGATGAACACGTTCCAGGTTTAATTACCGTTTTAGTTTGGTACCAATGGGCGATCGGCATTCTCTACATCGCCCTCCTGCTATGGACGCTTTCCCGCACCATTCCAGGACTCAACCTGTTGATTTACTTCAAGTAG
- a CDS encoding serine/threonine-protein kinase — protein MSHCLNPHCSRPQNSTSANYCIRCGFKLLLGDRYRAVEAIARGGFGRTFLAVDEYKPSRPQCVIKQFFPYIQSDRTPEQAQELFRREAIQLEQLGHHPQIPALLAHFEQANYQYLVQEFIDGRNLLQELSRTGVFSEFQVWQLLNDLLPVLQFIHSQQVIHRDVKPQNIIRRRADQRYVLVDFGAAKSITADLSMTGTSIGSPEFVAPEQAIGKAAYASDLYSLGVSCIYLLTQVRPADLFDTEEGTWVWRQHLTVPVSGALSKILNKLLQGPTKFRYQSATEVLNDLNAPAIVRAIELSTGEAGTAPVVSRPSRGVPDPLVENFFQTTAMPLATSVEPEAVQDQIWTCKYKLTGHTSWVRSVAIHPDGNLLASGSGDKTVKLWNLETGELLHTIAAHSSWVRAIATSPNGQTLASCSNDKTVKLWDWQSGELLQTLEGHTDWVRSVAFSPDGYLLASSSQDKSIRIWRVATGETLKVLTGHRHWVTAIGFQPEKPQSREKYATLRQEFGRTIVSGSRDRTIRIWNEETGKVRLILEGHTAPVNAIALAPNGKTLASCSDDTTIKLWDLDTGSLLHTLTNHEGAVNSVAISSDGKTLVSGSHDRTVKLWNLETATLLHTATHASWVWSVAISPNGSAIASGCWDGTVSIWVNTGLLD, from the coding sequence ATGAGCCATTGTCTCAACCCCCATTGCAGCCGTCCACAAAATTCTACTTCGGCAAATTACTGTATCCGCTGTGGATTTAAGCTGCTATTGGGCGATCGCTACCGGGCAGTAGAGGCAATTGCTAGGGGTGGTTTTGGCAGAACGTTTCTAGCGGTGGACGAGTATAAACCCTCGCGTCCGCAGTGCGTGATCAAACAATTTTTTCCCTATATCCAGAGCGACAGAACCCCAGAGCAAGCGCAGGAGTTGTTTCGGCGGGAAGCAATCCAATTGGAACAGTTGGGGCATCACCCTCAGATTCCAGCGCTGTTGGCACACTTTGAGCAAGCAAATTATCAATACCTGGTTCAGGAATTTATTGATGGGCGTAATTTGTTGCAAGAACTGTCTCGAACTGGAGTATTCAGCGAGTTTCAGGTCTGGCAATTATTGAATGATCTGTTGCCTGTGCTGCAATTTATCCATAGTCAGCAGGTGATTCATCGGGATGTAAAACCGCAGAATATTATCCGGCGACGTGCTGATCAGCGGTATGTTCTGGTTGATTTTGGAGCGGCTAAATCGATTACGGCTGATTTGTCGATGACGGGAACCAGCATCGGCAGTCCGGAGTTTGTGGCACCAGAGCAGGCGATCGGCAAAGCAGCCTATGCCAGTGATCTCTATAGCCTGGGTGTAAGTTGCATTTACCTGTTAACCCAGGTTCGTCCGGCAGATTTGTTTGATACCGAAGAAGGAACCTGGGTCTGGCGGCAACATTTAACCGTTCCCGTGAGTGGTGCGTTGAGCAAGATCCTAAACAAGCTGTTGCAAGGCCCAACCAAGTTCCGCTACCAATCTGCTACAGAGGTTTTGAATGACCTGAATGCGCCTGCAATCGTCAGGGCGATCGAACTTTCAACGGGCGAAGCTGGCACTGCTCCGGTTGTTTCTAGACCCTCTCGTGGTGTTCCTGATCCCTTGGTTGAGAATTTTTTTCAAACAACAGCGATGCCGTTGGCGACATCGGTGGAGCCTGAAGCAGTTCAAGATCAAATTTGGACTTGCAAATATAAGTTAACGGGGCACACCAGTTGGGTTCGATCGGTTGCCATTCATCCCGATGGAAATTTGCTTGCCAGCGGTAGTGGGGATAAGACTGTGAAACTTTGGAACCTGGAAACAGGGGAGTTGTTGCATACAATCGCCGCTCACTCCTCCTGGGTCAGGGCGATCGCCACCAGCCCGAATGGACAAACCCTTGCCAGTTGCAGCAACGATAAGACGGTGAAACTTTGGGATTGGCAAAGTGGTGAACTATTGCAAACCCTGGAAGGACATACCGACTGGGTTCGCTCCGTTGCCTTCAGTCCCGATGGCTATTTGCTTGCCAGCAGCAGCCAGGACAAAAGTATCCGGATCTGGCGGGTGGCAACGGGGGAAACGTTAAAAGTTCTGACAGGGCATCGACATTGGGTAACGGCTATTGGCTTTCAACCAGAAAAGCCCCAATCACGGGAAAAATATGCAACGCTGCGTCAGGAGTTTGGTCGAACCATTGTCAGTGGCAGCCGGGATAGGACCATTCGGATCTGGAATGAGGAAACGGGCAAAGTGCGTCTGATCCTGGAGGGGCATACAGCCCCGGTGAATGCGATCGCCCTTGCCCCCAATGGCAAAACCCTTGCCAGTTGCAGTGATGATACGACCATTAAACTGTGGGATTTAGATACTGGAAGTTTGCTGCACACCCTGACGAACCATGAGGGTGCGGTCAATTCCGTTGCCATCAGCTCGGATGGTAAGACACTCGTCAGCGGCAGCCACGATCGCACAGTTAAACTTTGGAATCTTGAGACTGCTACCCTCCTTCACACCGCTACCCATGCCAGCTGGGTTTGGTCTGTGGCAATTAGTCCGAATGGAAGCGCGATCGCCAGTGGTTGTTGGGATGGCACCGTGAGTATTTGGGTAAATACTGGTTTGCTGGATTAA
- a CDS encoding photosystem II reaction center protein K, whose protein sequence is MVAAMLLAKLPEAYSIFDPLVDVLPIIPVFFLLLAFVWQAAVGFR, encoded by the coding sequence ATGGTTGCCGCAATGCTTTTAGCAAAGTTGCCTGAAGCGTATTCAATTTTTGATCCCCTGGTGGATGTTCTGCCGATTATTCCAGTTTTCTTCTTACTGCTGGCATTTGTCTGGCAAGCTGCGGTTGGTTTTAGATAA
- a CDS encoding type IV pilin-like G/H family protein translates to MPQATRSLRCILLKGCLLLLLGCTASSNPSPLNSNQIAQVLVGRWQLQNKERSDWNHNDTLIFRADSSFIAINDGKAVRGRYWLRTDSFPRQIDLALAEPYHWLQGSFDLPNSKTLLLQRSQVGVTDPVRPTQVQANHAFNYRKVADSPDFPSEDSAVQDRSPTVAQREQSAKGYVIKMMFAQRAYGDRNRTYATYFQQIHPGLYDEDIDYRYRLIVKAPNWIWITAQAKYPELKSFTGQVIAGNVFSCATNQAASQPPSIIPNSTSIWGYVCDATSSEFRN, encoded by the coding sequence ATGCCTCAAGCTACCCGTTCCTTACGCTGCATTCTTCTTAAAGGTTGCCTCCTATTACTGTTGGGTTGTACAGCTTCCTCTAACCCGTCCCCCCTCAATTCCAATCAAATAGCGCAAGTTTTGGTGGGACGCTGGCAACTTCAAAATAAGGAAAGGTCTGACTGGAATCACAATGACACGCTGATTTTTCGAGCAGATTCTTCGTTTATTGCCATCAATGATGGAAAAGCGGTTCGAGGACGCTACTGGCTCAGAACCGACTCCTTTCCCAGGCAAATTGATCTGGCTCTAGCAGAACCCTACCACTGGCTCCAGGGTTCGTTTGATCTGCCCAATTCTAAAACGTTGCTGCTCCAGAGAAGCCAGGTTGGGGTTACTGATCCTGTCCGTCCGACCCAGGTGCAGGCAAATCATGCTTTCAACTACCGCAAAGTAGCTGATAGCCCTGACTTTCCTTCAGAAGACAGCGCAGTTCAAGACCGATCGCCAACTGTTGCCCAACGAGAACAATCTGCCAAAGGCTATGTGATTAAAATGATGTTTGCCCAACGAGCCTATGGCGATCGCAACAGAACCTATGCCACCTATTTCCAGCAAATTCACCCAGGCTTATACGACGAGGATATTGACTACCGTTATCGGCTTATTGTTAAAGCACCAAACTGGATCTGGATTACCGCCCAGGCAAAATACCCCGAACTGAAAAGCTTTACCGGACAGGTGATTGCAGGCAACGTTTTTTCCTGCGCCACAAATCAAGCTGCCTCCCAACCACCCAGCATTATTCCCAATTCCACCAGCATCTGGGGCTACGTCTGTGATGCCACCTCATCTGAATTCCGCAACTAA
- a CDS encoding SAM hydrolase/SAM-dependent halogenase family protein yields the protein MSQRRILTLLSDFGLSDVYVGVMKGVIFAVNADLSLVDLTHQIPPQNIAVARFALMTAFPYFAEGTVHVAVVDPGVGGTRRAIALAVGADSANPAGFLVGPDNGLLSGVFCHYPVISAVELTNQRYWRTPEPSRTFHGRDIFATVGAHLASGVPLHALGQAIAPETLIQLELPALQVEAFDAITTRITGCIQASDHFGNLMTNIPASQVLNRNWVVVTNGITIPASQTYSDRPSGELTALIGSHGWVEVAINGGSARAKLNLEWGDQIQVFIAGDR from the coding sequence ATGAGTCAACGCAGGATTCTGACACTACTGAGTGACTTTGGTTTAAGTGATGTTTATGTAGGTGTCATGAAGGGAGTGATTTTTGCGGTCAACGCTGATCTGAGTTTGGTTGATCTGACCCACCAGATTCCACCGCAAAACATTGCCGTTGCCCGGTTTGCATTAATGACAGCTTTCCCCTATTTTGCCGAGGGGACTGTTCACGTTGCAGTGGTTGATCCGGGTGTGGGGGGAACTCGGCGGGCGATTGCGCTGGCGGTTGGAGCTGATTCTGCAAACCCCGCTGGTTTTTTGGTGGGGCCAGACAACGGATTGTTGAGCGGTGTATTTTGCCATTATCCGGTTATTTCAGCAGTCGAATTGACGAATCAGCGCTACTGGCGCACGCCTGAACCTAGTCGTACCTTTCACGGCAGAGATATCTTTGCGACGGTTGGGGCGCATCTAGCCAGTGGGGTGCCCCTTCATGCCCTGGGTCAGGCGATCGCTCCCGAAACTCTCATCCAGCTTGAGCTTCCCGCGCTTCAGGTGGAGGCATTTGACGCTATCACAACTCGGATTACAGGCTGTATTCAAGCTTCAGACCACTTCGGCAATCTGATGACAAATATCCCTGCGAGCCAGGTACTTAACCGAAATTGGGTGGTGGTGACAAACGGGATCACGATTCCGGCGAGCCAGACCTACAGCGATCGCCCATCAGGTGAATTAACTGCCCTGATTGGTAGCCACGGATGGGTGGAAGTTGCCATCAATGGGGGCAGTGCCAGGGCAAAGTTAAACCTGGAATGGGGCGATCAAATTCAGGTGTTTATTGCAGGTGACAGGTGA
- the pirA gene encoding arginine synthesis PII-interacting regulator PirA has translation MSNMNRNRQETRTKISETHRANLQKNLQRRLEAARAKGDEQLIRLLEAEANYIG, from the coding sequence ATGTCCAATATGAACAGAAATCGTCAGGAAACCCGGACAAAAATTTCGGAAACTCACCGTGCTAACTTGCAAAAGAATCTGCAACGTCGTCTGGAAGCTGCCAGAGCAAAAGGTGATGAACAGCTGATCCGGTTATTAGAAGCGGAAGCAAACTACATCGGTTAA
- a CDS encoding sucrose-phosphate phosphatase, translating to MSRFLFVTDLDNTLVGDDLAMAELNHHLAQHRQQHQTQIVYSTGRSLTSYRKLTSEKDLLEPDVLISAVGTEIYHKGSETPDAAWSAKLSQGWDRDKAVATAAHFADLTPQSESEQRPFKASYFLTEQAAAEVLPQLEQMLRDRGLDIQLIYSGGKDLDILPRQANKGMAMTFLRQTLEIEPVSTVACGDSGNDLSLFTVGQERGIIVGNALPELLQWYHTHANSHHYLATAHCAAGILEGLRHFKFLSEE from the coding sequence GTGAGTCGTTTCCTGTTTGTAACCGATTTGGACAATACGCTAGTCGGGGATGATCTGGCAATGGCGGAACTCAACCACCACCTAGCGCAACATCGCCAGCAACATCAAACCCAAATTGTCTATTCCACCGGACGATCGCTAACTAGCTACCGCAAACTAACATCTGAAAAGGATCTTTTAGAACCAGACGTTCTCATTTCTGCGGTTGGAACTGAAATTTACCACAAAGGCAGTGAAACCCCCGATGCGGCATGGTCAGCCAAACTTTCCCAGGGATGGGATCGGGACAAAGCGGTGGCAACGGCTGCCCACTTTGCAGATTTAACCCCCCAATCTGAGTCAGAACAACGCCCGTTCAAAGCCAGTTACTTTCTGACGGAACAGGCAGCGGCGGAAGTGTTACCGCAATTGGAACAAATGCTGCGCGATCGTGGCTTAGACATCCAACTGATTTATAGTGGCGGCAAAGACCTGGACATTTTGCCCCGGCAGGCAAACAAAGGCATGGCAATGACCTTTCTGCGCCAAACCCTGGAGATTGAACCCGTCTCCACCGTTGCCTGCGGCGATTCTGGCAATGACCTCTCCCTGTTTACGGTTGGGCAGGAACGGGGCATTATCGTTGGCAACGCCCTGCCCGAACTGCTTCAGTGGTACCACACCCACGCCAACTCCCACCACTACCTGGCAACCGCCCACTGTGCAGCGGGCATTTTGGAAGGGCTGCGACACTTTAAGTTCTTGAGTGAAGAGTGA
- a CDS encoding NADP-dependent isocitrate dehydrogenase, translated as MTYEKLSPPDTGSQVTFQNGEPVVSDNPIIPYIRGDGTGIDLWPASQRVFDAAIEKAYGGKRKIVWFKVYAGDEACDKYGTYQYLPEDTLQAIKQYGIAIKGPLTTPIGGGIRSLNVALRQIFDLYACVRPCKYYAGTPSPHRAPEKLDVIIYRENTEDIYLGIEWKQGSEGGDRLIKILNEDLIPATPEHGKKRIPLDSGIGIKPISKTGSQRLVRRAMKHALRLPTAKQMVTLVHKGNIMKYTEGAFRDWGYELVTSEFRAECVTERESWILGNKEKNPNISLEENARLIEPGFDAMTTEKREQTCSEVKAVLDAIWQTHGNGQWKTKVMVNDRIADSIFQQIQTRPDEYSILATMNLNGDYLSDAAAAIVGGLGMGPGANIGDECAIFEATHGTAPKHAGLDRVNPGSLILSGVMMLEYMGWQEAADLITKGLGAAISNREVTYDLARLMEPPVEPPLKCSEFAEAIIRHF; from the coding sequence ATGACTTATGAGAAGCTTTCTCCCCCTGATACAGGTTCTCAGGTGACGTTTCAGAATGGTGAACCTGTTGTTTCAGATAATCCCATCATTCCGTATATACGGGGGGATGGAACGGGTATTGATCTCTGGCCAGCCTCGCAACGGGTATTTGATGCGGCGATAGAAAAAGCTTATGGTGGAAAACGGAAAATTGTCTGGTTTAAGGTGTATGCGGGGGATGAGGCTTGCGATAAGTATGGCACCTACCAATATTTGCCAGAGGATACCTTGCAGGCCATTAAGCAATATGGAATTGCTATCAAAGGTCCGCTCACAACGCCTATCGGGGGGGGGATTCGATCGCTCAACGTCGCACTTCGGCAAATTTTTGATTTATATGCCTGTGTTCGTCCTTGTAAATATTATGCAGGCACTCCTTCGCCCCACCGCGCCCCTGAAAAGTTGGATGTCATTATCTATCGGGAGAACACGGAGGATATTTACCTGGGAATTGAGTGGAAACAGGGGAGTGAGGGCGGCGATCGGCTGATCAAAATTCTCAACGAAGACCTGATTCCGGCAACTCCAGAACATGGCAAGAAGCGAATCCCGCTGGATTCTGGGATTGGCATCAAGCCCATTAGCAAGACGGGTTCCCAGCGGCTTGTGCGCCGTGCCATGAAACATGCCCTGCGTCTGCCCACAGCCAAGCAGATGGTGACGCTGGTGCATAAGGGAAACATCATGAAATATACCGAGGGCGCTTTTCGCGACTGGGGGTATGAGCTGGTGACCAGTGAATTTCGAGCAGAGTGTGTAACCGAGCGTGAATCCTGGATTTTAGGCAACAAGGAGAAAAACCCCAACATTTCTCTAGAAGAAAATGCACGCTTGATTGAACCAGGATTTGACGCTATGACAACCGAGAAGCGGGAGCAAACCTGCTCTGAGGTGAAAGCTGTGCTGGATGCTATCTGGCAAACTCATGGCAATGGGCAGTGGAAAACCAAGGTGATGGTGAACGATCGCATCGCTGATAGTATTTTCCAGCAGATTCAAACCCGACCCGATGAGTATTCCATCCTGGCAACCATGAACTTAAACGGGGATTATCTATCAGATGCGGCAGCGGCGATCGTCGGTGGATTGGGCATGGGGCCAGGGGCAAACATTGGCGACGAGTGCGCAATTTTTGAAGCGACCCACGGTACCGCTCCTAAACATGCAGGTCTCGATCGGGTCAATCCTGGTTCTCTCATCCTCTCTGGTGTCATGATGTTGGAGTATATGGGCTGGCAGGAAGCCGCAGACCTGATTACCAAAGGACTTGGGGCAGCTATCTCGAACCGTGAGGTGACTTACGACCTGGCAAGATTGATGGAACCCCCCGTTGAACCACCGCTTAAGTGTTCTGAGTTTGCTGAGGCGATTATTAGACACTTTTAG
- a CDS encoding response regulator transcription factor, producing the protein MKKILVVDDDTTLRMALTRYLEKRGYLIQDVGSGIEALTIFEQDPPDIVVSDVMMPEMDGFEFCRRLRATRSGQLVPFIFLSSRGEVEDRVQGHSIGADDYLIKPFEPRELLAKIEAQLERTRRIHSEIVRLMQKTESNGASLAEAQATTASPTPLPLTPAEEKVFWEVIQGYTNKQIGDRLFVSPRTVQTHLSNILSKLQLENRSQLVRFAFERGYKLPVEEPSE; encoded by the coding sequence ATGAAAAAAATTCTAGTGGTTGACGATGACACGACTCTCCGCATGGCTTTAACCCGCTATCTGGAGAAACGGGGGTACTTGATTCAGGATGTCGGTTCGGGAATCGAAGCTCTGACAATATTTGAACAAGATCCACCCGATATAGTGGTATCTGACGTGATGATGCCAGAGATGGATGGGTTTGAGTTTTGCCGTCGCCTACGGGCAACCCGTTCTGGGCAATTGGTGCCGTTCATTTTTCTATCCAGTCGGGGGGAAGTAGAAGATCGGGTTCAGGGGCACTCCATTGGGGCGGATGACTATCTCATTAAGCCGTTTGAACCCAGGGAACTGCTGGCAAAAATTGAAGCCCAACTGGAACGAACCCGTCGCATTCACTCCGAAATTGTACGGCTGATGCAAAAGACCGAGTCGAATGGAGCCTCCTTGGCGGAAGCTCAGGCTACAACCGCATCCCCCACCCCTTTACCCCTTACTCCTGCTGAAGAAAAAGTCTTTTGGGAAGTCATTCAGGGTTACACCAATAAACAAATTGGCGATCGCCTCTTTGTCAGCCCCCGTACCGTACAAACCCACCTCAGCAACATCCTCAGCAAACTCCAGTTAGAAAATCGCTCCCAACTTGTTCGCTTTGCCTTTGAACGGGGCTACAAACTACCCGTCGAGGAACCTTCAGAGTAG